The following are encoded in a window of Arthrobacter sp. OAP107 genomic DNA:
- a CDS encoding glycogen debranching N-terminal domain-containing protein: protein MDEVNVANHAGSAGKGDVTLVQGTTFCISSANGDMSANLPQGVFFEDTRFISAWVLKLQGLPVEPLSSATPEPFHAFFVGRAGRKDHTDSALLIDRERRLGAGLTEALTVHNYSNRPLQCRISLDADADFASLFDVKEARHVRGGRCNRSWSEAGLTLESEREGHSGRITVVFPGARLEGDGLVLETAIAAHGTWSGNISATPVLDPATGHGAAGAGDPGAAAMRRVMAWRKSMPTATLRNKAVERVIKRSQEDLGSLRIFNPDHPDRAVVAAGAPWFMALFGRDSLFASFMSLLLDPSLAKGTLLTLADYQGTKVDAASEEEPGRILHEVRLGASAGLALGGSGVYYGTADATPLFVIVLAELSRWGLDDDAMRRLLPAADKALGWMEAYGDSDGDGFIEYQRKTEKGLRNQGWKDSGDGINFADGTLAEPPIALCEVQGYAYGAYLGRALLARAAGDAQTAGTCVEKALRLKKAFNDQFWLPDRGYFAVALDRDKKPVDALASNMAHCLWTGIIDDDKAALVAAHLLSADMFTGWGIRTLAASMGAYNPASYHNGSVWPHDNAIAAAGLMRYGFVDEARNVAYSLLEAADHFNGRLPELFCGLDRSHYPQPVPYPASCSPQAWASAAPVQLIRTLLLFDPGLPWKELWLAPTLPPHNTHFHFDNVPFAGEGRLSVHIDGRAVSVQGLPEDIRLRHEPRPPLNELLNLTRQ, encoded by the coding sequence GTGGACGAAGTAAATGTCGCGAATCATGCGGGATCTGCCGGCAAGGGCGACGTCACCTTGGTGCAGGGAACGACGTTCTGCATTTCGTCCGCCAACGGCGATATGTCAGCGAATCTCCCGCAAGGGGTGTTTTTTGAGGACACGCGGTTCATCAGCGCGTGGGTGCTGAAGCTCCAGGGCTTGCCGGTGGAGCCGCTCTCATCCGCCACGCCGGAGCCTTTCCATGCCTTTTTCGTCGGAAGGGCCGGCAGGAAGGACCACACCGACAGCGCGCTGCTCATTGACCGGGAACGCAGGCTGGGGGCGGGCCTCACCGAGGCCCTGACCGTCCATAACTACTCGAACCGGCCGCTGCAGTGCCGGATATCGTTAGATGCCGACGCCGACTTTGCCAGCCTGTTTGACGTGAAGGAAGCCAGGCACGTCCGCGGCGGGCGCTGTAACCGCAGCTGGAGCGAGGCCGGGCTGACGCTGGAGTCCGAACGGGAAGGCCATAGCGGGCGCATCACGGTGGTCTTTCCCGGTGCCAGGCTCGAGGGCGACGGACTCGTTCTGGAGACCGCCATCGCCGCCCACGGGACGTGGTCGGGCAACATCTCTGCCACGCCTGTGCTGGACCCCGCAACCGGCCATGGAGCGGCCGGTGCGGGCGACCCGGGGGCGGCTGCCATGCGGCGGGTGATGGCCTGGCGCAAATCCATGCCCACGGCGACGTTGCGGAACAAGGCAGTGGAAAGGGTGATCAAGCGCAGTCAGGAAGACCTGGGGTCATTGCGGATATTCAATCCCGACCACCCGGACCGAGCGGTTGTGGCCGCAGGTGCTCCGTGGTTTATGGCGCTTTTCGGCAGGGACAGTCTTTTCGCTTCGTTCATGTCATTGCTGCTGGACCCGTCCTTGGCCAAGGGGACCTTGCTGACTCTGGCGGACTACCAGGGCACGAAAGTCGACGCCGCTTCCGAGGAAGAGCCGGGCAGGATCCTGCACGAAGTACGCCTCGGAGCCTCGGCCGGCCTCGCCCTGGGCGGCAGCGGGGTGTACTACGGCACCGCGGACGCCACACCGCTGTTCGTCATTGTCCTGGCGGAGCTGAGCAGGTGGGGACTCGACGATGACGCGATGCGCCGGCTTCTTCCGGCGGCAGACAAGGCACTGGGCTGGATGGAAGCTTACGGTGACTCCGATGGCGACGGATTTATCGAATACCAGCGAAAGACCGAAAAAGGCCTGCGCAACCAGGGCTGGAAGGACTCCGGCGACGGGATCAATTTCGCAGACGGAACGCTGGCCGAACCGCCCATCGCCCTGTGCGAAGTGCAGGGTTACGCCTACGGCGCCTACCTGGGCCGGGCACTGCTGGCCAGGGCCGCAGGCGACGCGCAGACCGCCGGGACCTGCGTGGAGAAAGCGCTCAGGCTGAAGAAGGCGTTCAACGACCAGTTCTGGCTGCCCGACCGCGGGTACTTCGCGGTGGCGCTGGACCGGGATAAAAAACCCGTGGACGCTCTCGCCTCCAACATGGCCCATTGCCTGTGGACCGGGATCATCGACGACGACAAGGCGGCCCTGGTGGCGGCGCACCTGCTGTCCGCTGACATGTTTACCGGCTGGGGGATCAGAACACTGGCGGCAAGCATGGGCGCTTACAACCCCGCAAGCTACCACAACGGATCAGTATGGCCTCACGACAATGCCATCGCGGCCGCCGGACTGATGCGGTACGGCTTCGTTGACGAAGCCCGCAACGTGGCCTATTCCCTGCTCGAGGCGGCGGACCACTTCAACGGCCGGCTCCCAGAGCTCTTTTGCGGACTCGACCGCTCACACTACCCGCAGCCGGTCCCGTACCCTGCCTCATGTTCCCCCCAGGCCTGGGCGTCGGCGGCGCCTGTTCAGCTCATCAGGACGCTGCTCCTCTTCGATCCGGGACTTCCATGGAAGGAGCTGTGGCTGGCCCCCACCCTGCCCCCGCACAACACGCACTTCCATTTCGATAACGTCCCATTCGCAGGGGAGGGACGGCTCTCGGTCCACATCGACGGCCGGGCCGTGAGTGTCCAGGGGCTGCCCGAAGATATCCGGTTGCGGCACGAACCGCGCCCCCCGCTCAATGAACTGCTCAACCTGACCCGCCAATGA
- a CDS encoding ZIP family zinc transporter: MPAWLLAWMWGTIAGGALVVGCALAWKWRIPSKVVSSVMSFGAGVLISALAFELVEEAVNGGGLWPTIGGFATGAVVYVAANALLALKGAKHRKRSGGKQPSEQQKPGSGTAIAIGALLDGIPESVVLGVGLVTAGAVSPAMLAAVFISNVPEGLSSTAGMKKAGRSARYVFGVWVGIAVLSGIAALIGFLVLQDAPAEVVAFITAVAAGAILAMLADTMIPEAFEEHHLLTGLIAAVGFLAAFTVDQVGG; the protein is encoded by the coding sequence ATGCCCGCGTGGTTGCTGGCCTGGATGTGGGGAACAATCGCCGGCGGTGCCCTGGTGGTCGGATGCGCCCTGGCATGGAAATGGCGAATCCCCTCAAAAGTCGTGTCCTCCGTAATGTCGTTCGGCGCCGGCGTGCTGATCTCGGCCCTCGCCTTTGAACTGGTGGAGGAAGCCGTCAACGGCGGCGGACTGTGGCCCACGATCGGCGGCTTCGCCACCGGCGCCGTCGTTTACGTTGCCGCCAACGCACTCCTTGCCCTCAAAGGCGCCAAGCACCGCAAACGCTCAGGCGGGAAACAGCCGTCCGAGCAGCAGAAGCCAGGCAGCGGTACCGCCATCGCGATAGGGGCCCTTTTGGACGGTATCCCCGAATCAGTGGTCCTGGGCGTGGGCCTGGTCACTGCCGGCGCGGTCAGCCCGGCCATGCTGGCCGCCGTGTTTATCTCCAACGTCCCCGAAGGCCTCTCCAGTACGGCCGGCATGAAAAAAGCAGGCCGCAGCGCCAGGTACGTGTTCGGAGTCTGGGTGGGAATCGCTGTCCTGTCCGGGATCGCCGCCCTCATCGGTTTCCTGGTCCTGCAGGATGCGCCCGCAGAAGTCGTCGCCTTCATCACGGCGGTGGCTGCCGGCGCCATCCTGGCCATGCTCGCGGACACGATGATCCCCGAAGCCTTCGAGGAACACCACCTCCTCACCGGCCTCATCGCCGCCGTCGGATTCCTGGCCGCCTTCACCGTGGACCAGGTCGGTGGCTAA
- a CDS encoding enolase C-terminal domain-like protein → MARPATPAAEAPVTAIRAAAYTVPTDAPEADGTFSWDSTTMVLVQAAAGGKTGLGWTYAPAAAAGLVEELLGPAVHGVDALDVPAAAAAMARVARNPGSTGLASYALSAVDCALWDLKARVLDLPLHKLLGAVRDRVAVYGSGGFTTYTEEQLRNQLQGWAIDQRIPRVKIKIGQDSGTNVPRDLERIRQARTAVGPHTELFVDANGAYTAKQAIRVLHDTAAESVVWFEEPVSSDHLAGLRMVRDAVDADVAAGEYGTGLPYYQRLCSADAVDCIQADVSRCGGISEWLRIAAVTAAHGLQVSGHCAPHLSTAVAAATPNFRHLEWFHDHVRIENLFFEGTLAPDGGWVRPADEPGNGLSLRTVEADKYRVR, encoded by the coding sequence GTGGCCCGTCCCGCCACGCCGGCGGCGGAGGCTCCCGTCACCGCCATCCGGGCGGCAGCCTACACCGTCCCCACCGACGCCCCGGAAGCGGACGGGACGTTCAGCTGGGACTCCACCACGATGGTACTTGTCCAGGCCGCAGCCGGCGGGAAGACGGGCCTCGGGTGGACGTATGCGCCGGCGGCCGCGGCCGGCCTGGTCGAAGAGCTCCTCGGCCCGGCCGTCCACGGCGTCGACGCCCTGGACGTACCGGCAGCGGCAGCGGCGATGGCCCGCGTGGCACGCAACCCCGGCAGCACGGGTCTGGCGTCCTATGCCCTGTCTGCCGTGGACTGCGCGCTGTGGGACCTGAAGGCGCGCGTGCTGGACCTGCCCCTGCACAAACTCCTGGGCGCGGTCCGGGACAGGGTGGCGGTCTACGGCAGCGGCGGGTTCACCACCTACACGGAAGAGCAGCTGCGGAACCAGCTTCAAGGCTGGGCCATTGACCAGCGCATTCCCCGGGTGAAAATCAAGATCGGCCAGGACAGCGGAACCAACGTGCCTCGGGACCTGGAGCGGATCCGGCAGGCGCGCACCGCCGTCGGACCTCACACGGAACTGTTCGTCGACGCCAACGGCGCCTACACCGCCAAACAGGCCATCCGGGTGCTGCACGACACGGCTGCAGAGAGCGTGGTCTGGTTCGAGGAGCCGGTCTCCAGCGACCACCTGGCCGGGCTCCGGATGGTGCGGGATGCGGTGGATGCTGACGTGGCCGCCGGTGAATACGGCACCGGCCTGCCCTACTACCAGCGGCTGTGCAGCGCGGACGCTGTGGACTGCATACAGGCCGACGTCAGCAGGTGCGGCGGGATCAGCGAATGGCTGCGCATCGCCGCTGTCACCGCTGCCCACGGCCTTCAGGTGTCGGGACACTGCGCACCCCACCTGAGCACCGCCGTCGCCGCCGCAACGCCCAACTTCCGCCACCTGGAATGGTTCCACGACCACGTGCGCATCGAGAACCTCTTCTTCGAGGGAACGCTTGCCCCAGACGGCGGATGGGTACGGCCTGCAGATGAACCCGGTAACGGACTGTCTCTGCGCACGGTTGAGGCCGACAAATACCGGGTCCGCTGA
- a CDS encoding thiamine pyrophosphate-requiring protein, with protein sequence MATTVADYLLSRLGEWGVDKVFGFPGDGINGILAAFGKADNNPKFIQARHEEMAAFEAVGYAKFGDRVAVCMATSGPGAIHLLNGLYDAKLDHVPVVSIVGQTARSAMGGSYQQEVDLLTLFKDVASDYVQMVTVPQQLPNVIDRAIRIAEAEQAPTAVIIPADVQELDYAGPTHEFKMVPSSVGVQWPDIQPNSDSIRGAAQLLNEGSKVAILIGQGARGAAAEVKEVAELLGAGVAKALLGKDSLPDDLPYVTGSIGLLGTRPSYEMMRDCDTLLTVGSSFPYTQFLPEPGQARGVQIDVDPKMIGLRYTNEYNIVADAAAALRALIPHLERKQDRSWQEGLEKSISRWWETMRDEAMVSADPVNPMRLFAELSTRLPADAMLSADSGSSANWYARQLRFRGAVRGSLSGNLATMGPGVPYAIGAKFAHPGRPAIAFAGDGAMQMNGLAELITIKHYWREWDDPRLVVAVPHNNDLNQVTWEMRAMGGVPAFRESQTLPDVDYAGFAESLGLQGIHVDNPDDVGPAWEKALAADRPTVLDVRTDPDIPPIPPHATLEQARKTAEAMIKGDDSAWDVVKEGVKTKIQEFLPHKEG encoded by the coding sequence ATGGCAACTACAGTGGCTGACTACCTGCTTTCCCGGCTGGGCGAATGGGGCGTCGACAAGGTCTTCGGTTTCCCTGGAGACGGCATCAACGGCATCCTCGCCGCGTTCGGCAAGGCGGACAACAATCCGAAGTTCATCCAGGCCCGGCATGAGGAGATGGCGGCGTTCGAGGCCGTGGGCTATGCGAAGTTCGGGGACCGAGTGGCGGTGTGCATGGCAACGTCCGGCCCGGGCGCGATCCACCTGCTCAACGGACTGTACGACGCGAAGCTGGACCACGTTCCGGTGGTGTCCATCGTGGGACAGACGGCCCGGAGCGCCATGGGCGGTTCCTACCAGCAGGAGGTTGACCTGCTGACCCTGTTCAAGGATGTGGCCTCGGACTACGTCCAGATGGTCACTGTTCCGCAGCAGCTGCCCAACGTCATCGACCGCGCCATCAGGATCGCCGAGGCCGAGCAGGCGCCCACCGCGGTCATCATCCCGGCGGATGTGCAGGAGCTCGACTACGCGGGGCCGACCCACGAGTTCAAGATGGTGCCCTCCAGCGTCGGCGTCCAATGGCCCGACATCCAGCCCAACAGCGATTCGATCCGTGGCGCCGCCCAACTCCTCAACGAGGGGTCCAAGGTTGCCATCCTCATTGGCCAGGGCGCCCGGGGCGCGGCCGCGGAGGTCAAGGAGGTCGCCGAGCTGCTCGGCGCCGGTGTCGCCAAGGCACTGCTGGGCAAGGACTCGCTTCCGGATGACCTGCCTTACGTCACCGGGTCGATCGGGCTGCTGGGCACACGCCCCAGCTATGAGATGATGCGGGACTGCGACACCCTGCTGACCGTGGGCTCCAGCTTCCCCTACACCCAGTTCCTGCCCGAGCCGGGACAGGCCCGCGGGGTGCAAATCGACGTGGACCCAAAGATGATCGGACTGCGCTACACCAACGAATACAACATCGTCGCCGATGCCGCCGCCGCGTTGCGGGCCCTCATCCCGCACCTGGAGCGCAAGCAGGACCGGTCCTGGCAGGAGGGCCTGGAGAAATCCATCAGCCGCTGGTGGGAAACGATGCGTGACGAGGCCATGGTCAGCGCCGATCCGGTCAATCCGATGCGGCTGTTCGCCGAGCTTTCCACCCGGCTACCGGCGGATGCCATGCTCAGCGCCGATTCAGGGTCGTCCGCCAACTGGTATGCGCGGCAGCTGAGATTCCGCGGGGCGGTCCGCGGTTCCCTGTCCGGAAACCTCGCCACCATGGGGCCGGGGGTCCCCTACGCGATCGGCGCCAAATTCGCGCATCCCGGGCGCCCGGCCATCGCGTTCGCCGGCGACGGGGCCATGCAGATGAACGGACTGGCCGAACTGATCACCATCAAGCATTACTGGCGGGAATGGGACGACCCCCGGCTGGTGGTGGCTGTCCCGCACAACAACGACCTCAACCAGGTGACCTGGGAAATGCGCGCCATGGGCGGCGTGCCCGCCTTCCGCGAATCCCAGACCCTCCCCGACGTCGACTACGCCGGGTTTGCCGAGAGCCTGGGGCTGCAGGGCATCCACGTGGACAATCCAGACGACGTCGGCCCGGCCTGGGAGAAGGCCCTCGCCGCCGACAGGCCCACAGTGCTGGACGTCCGCACCGACCCCGACATTCCGCCCATCCCCCCGCACGCCACCCTGGAACAGGCCCGGAAGACGGCAGAAGCCATGATCAAGGGCGACGACAGCGCCTGGGACGTAGTGAAGGAAGGCGTCAAGACCAAGATCCAGGAATTCCTGCCGCACAAGGAGGGCTGA
- a CDS encoding GMC family oxidoreductase, which translates to MSALRERNNSAWLLPKGPGSNLGLREGMHQYGDDDEVDIVIVGCGAGGATLLQRLARAGWRAVALDAGPFWEPEQDWVSDEAGSHHLYWTEPRVIAGADPVPLGSNNSGRGVGGSMVHFAGYTPRFHPSDFRTYSTDGVGADWPLEYRELRPFYEDIEAELPVAGEYWPWGDPHGYSHRPHPVSGNGELFLRGARACGLTARVGPVAIANGRFGNRPHCIYRGFCLQGCKVNAKASPLITHVPDALAHGAEIRPESMATRIGFDERTGLATGVEYVRGGVQRFQRARLVAVAGYSIETPRLLLNSANTRFPDGMCNDFDQVGRYLMVQGAPQTAGRFQEEVRMWKGPPPEVSTEDFYETDPVKPYKRGFSIQCVSPLPITWAEHVAAQGHWGATLRRYMSDYPHWACLGALCEFLPLEGNRVTLADETDRHGIPVARFSYSQCENDRHLMSAAQEVMERILTAAGAAEVITINRYAHLVGGARMAATEDEGVVDGGLRTFAVPNLLVTDGSVLPTQGSANPALTIMALAARAARALVEGARSGARMSMKED; encoded by the coding sequence ATGAGTGCGCTGCGTGAACGTAACAACTCCGCCTGGTTGCTGCCCAAGGGCCCGGGCAGCAACCTGGGGTTGCGCGAAGGCATGCACCAGTATGGGGACGACGACGAGGTGGACATTGTCATCGTGGGCTGCGGGGCCGGGGGTGCGACGCTGCTGCAGCGCCTGGCCCGCGCCGGGTGGCGGGCAGTTGCCCTGGATGCGGGCCCGTTCTGGGAGCCGGAGCAGGATTGGGTGAGCGACGAGGCGGGTTCCCATCACCTGTACTGGACAGAACCCAGGGTGATTGCAGGCGCCGACCCCGTGCCGCTGGGCTCCAATAACTCCGGCCGGGGGGTGGGCGGGTCGATGGTCCACTTCGCCGGGTACACGCCACGGTTCCACCCCAGCGACTTCCGCACCTACAGTACGGACGGGGTGGGCGCGGACTGGCCGCTGGAATACCGGGAGCTGAGGCCTTTCTACGAGGACATCGAGGCGGAACTGCCCGTCGCCGGCGAGTACTGGCCATGGGGTGACCCGCACGGCTACTCGCACCGCCCACACCCGGTGTCCGGCAATGGGGAGCTGTTCCTGCGGGGGGCCCGCGCCTGTGGCCTGACTGCCAGGGTGGGGCCGGTGGCCATAGCCAACGGCCGCTTTGGGAACAGGCCGCACTGCATTTACCGCGGATTCTGCCTGCAGGGTTGCAAGGTCAATGCCAAGGCCTCCCCGTTGATTACCCACGTCCCGGATGCGCTGGCCCATGGGGCTGAAATCCGTCCCGAATCGATGGCCACCCGGATCGGTTTTGACGAGCGTACCGGGCTGGCTACCGGCGTCGAATACGTCCGCGGTGGTGTGCAACGGTTTCAGCGTGCCCGGCTGGTGGCCGTGGCCGGGTACTCGATCGAGACGCCCCGGCTGCTGTTGAACTCGGCGAACACGCGCTTCCCGGACGGGATGTGCAATGACTTCGACCAGGTGGGCCGGTACCTGATGGTCCAGGGTGCGCCGCAGACCGCGGGCCGGTTCCAGGAGGAAGTGCGGATGTGGAAGGGGCCTCCCCCGGAGGTCAGCACCGAGGACTTCTATGAGACGGACCCGGTCAAGCCGTACAAACGCGGCTTCTCAATCCAGTGCGTTTCCCCGCTGCCCATCACCTGGGCCGAGCACGTTGCCGCCCAGGGGCACTGGGGCGCGACGCTGCGCCGTTACATGTCTGACTACCCTCACTGGGCCTGCCTCGGGGCATTGTGCGAGTTCCTCCCGCTCGAAGGGAACAGGGTCACCCTCGCGGACGAAACCGACCGTCACGGCATCCCCGTCGCCCGCTTCAGTTACAGCCAGTGCGAGAATGACCGGCACCTGATGTCCGCGGCGCAGGAAGTCATGGAACGGATCCTGACCGCCGCGGGCGCAGCCGAGGTCATCACCATCAATCGCTACGCCCACCTGGTGGGTGGCGCCCGGATGGCTGCCACCGAGGACGAAGGCGTGGTGGACGGCGGCCTCCGGACTTTCGCGGTACCGAATCTGCTGGTCACCGACGGGAGTGTGCTGCCTACCCAGGGCAGTGCCAATCCGGCCCTGACCATCATGGCGCTGGCGGCCCGCGCCGCACGCGCTTTGGTTGAGGGTGCCCGCAGCGGCGCCCGGATGAGTATGAAGGAAGACTGA
- a CDS encoding gluconate 2-dehydrogenase subunit 3 family protein, translating to MSALPLDAADGGGRYPGFGTLSQAQHWDPATAAVVHSRMGLLPDIRFFTPAEEAAARALFDQLLDMRGEPRVPVVNMVDARLAEEETDGWHYDNMPRDGEAWRASLAALDEEARARGDRTFALLGQDRQAGLLQDICDLDRDCWHGLPADRVWSLWTRYACTAFYSHPLAWDEIGFAGPAYPRGYKNLGVGRLDPFEVRDVRPEADPTHGGDQ from the coding sequence ATGAGCGCGCTGCCCCTGGACGCAGCCGACGGCGGCGGCCGTTACCCCGGCTTCGGCACCCTGTCCCAGGCGCAGCACTGGGATCCGGCCACCGCCGCCGTGGTCCACTCCCGGATGGGCCTGCTGCCGGACATCCGGTTCTTCACGCCGGCGGAGGAAGCGGCCGCACGGGCCCTCTTCGACCAGTTGCTGGACATGCGGGGTGAGCCCCGGGTGCCGGTGGTGAACATGGTGGACGCCCGGCTGGCGGAGGAAGAGACTGACGGATGGCACTATGACAACATGCCGCGGGACGGGGAGGCGTGGCGTGCCTCGCTGGCCGCGCTCGATGAGGAGGCCCGTGCCCGCGGGGACCGCACCTTCGCCCTGCTCGGGCAGGACCGGCAGGCCGGGCTGCTGCAGGACATCTGCGACCTGGACCGGGACTGTTGGCACGGGCTGCCGGCGGACCGGGTGTGGAGCCTGTGGACCCGGTACGCGTGCACCGCCTTCTACTCCCACCCGCTGGCCTGGGATGAGATTGGCTTCGCCGGTCCTGCCTACCCGCGCGGCTATAAGAACCTCGGGGTCGGCCGGCTGGACCCGTTCGAGGTGCGCGACGTCCGGCCCGAGGCGGATCCCACTCATGGGGGTGACCAATGA
- a CDS encoding MarR family transcriptional regulator, whose protein sequence is MNTPQLRVLVLIHTRGPQNPGGVAAELGVHASNATRVCDRLVAAELLEPPGGPCRPPVRPAGTVRERTNARELGAGAPASCHRGRDFQDAGWPPAGPGRGTGGLRGRRRQPGHLRRSLYVGSRHVK, encoded by the coding sequence GTGAACACCCCGCAGTTGCGGGTCCTGGTTCTCATCCACACCCGTGGCCCGCAGAACCCGGGCGGCGTCGCCGCGGAGCTCGGTGTTCACGCCTCCAATGCCACCCGCGTCTGCGACCGCCTGGTAGCGGCCGAGTTGCTGGAGCCGCCGGGAGGACCCTGCCGACCGCCGGTACGTCCGGCTGGAACTGTCCGCGAAAGGACAAACGCTCGTGAACTCGGTGCTGGAGCACCGGCGTCATGCCATCGCGGACGTGATTTCCAGGATGCCGGCTGGCCGCCGGCCGGCCCTGGCCGCGGCACTGGAGGCCTTCGCGGCCGCCGCCGGCAACCGGGGCACCTCCGACGGTCGCTTTACGTTGGGAGCCGGCACGTGAAGTGA
- a CDS encoding aldose 1-epimerase family protein, protein MTDGPAPTDSGMDHCLPSGRQYEISSGRQKVLLTEVGGALRDYQLDGRPLLDGYGPDEMCTGARGQSLIPWPNRIRGGSYAWDGQRLQLDLSEPDKGGAIHGLTRWRNWEIVAQEADAVSLACTLHACQGWPWVLDCRLDYRLDDGGLTVRTTVTNRSPDPCPYGTGAHPYLSPGAGAGVIDGRLVQVPAGTYMPVDWQGIPTGRERVDGSRYDLRELQQLGDRHIDVAYTDLIRDVDGRARVRLLHPDRAGGVELWVDGSYPYLEIFTGDTLPQPDRRRTGLGVEPMTCGPDAFNSGEGLIILHPGESHTGEWGIRPL, encoded by the coding sequence ATGACTGACGGACCAGCCCCCACGGACTCCGGGATGGACCACTGCCTGCCCTCAGGGCGGCAATACGAAATCTCCTCCGGACGGCAGAAGGTCCTGCTGACCGAAGTCGGAGGAGCCCTCCGGGACTACCAGCTCGACGGGCGCCCCCTATTGGACGGGTACGGGCCGGACGAAATGTGCACGGGCGCGCGTGGCCAGTCGCTCATCCCCTGGCCCAACCGGATCCGGGGCGGCAGCTACGCCTGGGACGGGCAGCGCTTGCAGCTTGACCTGAGCGAACCGGACAAAGGCGGTGCCATCCACGGACTGACCCGGTGGCGCAACTGGGAGATTGTCGCACAGGAGGCGGATGCGGTCTCCCTCGCCTGTACGCTCCACGCGTGCCAGGGGTGGCCCTGGGTGCTGGATTGCCGGCTCGACTACAGGCTGGACGACGGCGGGCTGACCGTGCGGACAACAGTCACCAATCGCAGTCCGGACCCGTGCCCCTACGGAACAGGAGCCCACCCCTACCTCAGCCCCGGAGCAGGGGCCGGCGTCATCGACGGCCGGCTCGTGCAGGTGCCGGCCGGGACGTACATGCCGGTGGACTGGCAAGGGATCCCCACCGGCCGTGAAAGAGTGGACGGGAGCCGGTACGACCTGCGGGAACTGCAGCAGCTCGGGGACCGGCACATCGACGTTGCCTACACCGACCTGATCCGCGACGTGGACGGACGCGCCCGGGTAAGGCTGCTGCATCCCGACCGTGCCGGAGGAGTAGAGCTGTGGGTGGACGGCTCCTACCCCTACCTGGAGATCTTCACCGGCGACACCCTCCCGCAGCCGGACCGGCGGCGCACCGGACTCGGAGTAGAGCCGATGACATGCGGCCCGGATGCCTTCAACTCCGGAGAAGGGCTGATCATCCTGCATCCCGGGGAATCCCACACGGGGGAATGGGGTATCCGGCCGCTCTGA
- a CDS encoding glucose 1-dehydrogenase, with translation MMRALAVTPGEKDSLHLRDVPDPAPDGRQVLVEALAVGLCGTDSEIIAAEYGEAPSGQDYLVLGHENLGRVVGAPADSGLAKGDLVVGIVRRPDPEPCKACVAGEWDMCLNGKYTEHGIKGLDGFAREQWRADPQAMVKLDPGLEDVGVLLEPTTIVAKAWEQINRIGQRAFFDPHVAVVTGAGPVGLLAALLGVQQGLDVHVFDIVTDGPKPDIVRDLGATYHSESLPESGLRPNILIECTGVTPVVLDALRCRAQDAITCLTGVSGTGKQTPVDVGALNREEVLMNGVVFGSVNANRRHYDAGAQALAKADRDWLRRLISRRVPLADFAEAFKRQPEDVKVVLDLTRNTQEDPGHD, from the coding sequence ATGATGCGTGCACTGGCGGTTACACCGGGAGAAAAAGACTCGCTCCACCTGCGCGATGTTCCTGACCCGGCACCTGACGGGCGCCAGGTGCTGGTGGAGGCACTGGCCGTGGGCCTGTGCGGGACCGACAGCGAAATCATCGCGGCCGAGTATGGGGAAGCCCCATCCGGCCAGGACTACCTGGTGCTGGGTCATGAGAACCTCGGCCGGGTAGTCGGTGCTCCCGCGGATTCCGGGTTGGCCAAAGGTGACCTGGTGGTGGGTATCGTCCGCCGGCCCGACCCTGAACCGTGCAAGGCATGTGTCGCCGGGGAATGGGACATGTGCCTCAACGGAAAATACACCGAGCACGGGATCAAGGGCCTGGACGGGTTCGCCCGGGAACAGTGGCGGGCGGATCCGCAGGCGATGGTGAAGCTGGATCCGGGGCTGGAGGACGTCGGGGTCCTGCTGGAGCCCACCACCATCGTGGCCAAGGCCTGGGAGCAGATCAACCGGATCGGGCAGCGGGCATTTTTCGACCCGCACGTCGCAGTCGTGACCGGGGCAGGTCCGGTCGGCCTGCTCGCCGCACTGCTGGGAGTCCAGCAGGGCCTGGACGTCCACGTCTTCGACATCGTCACCGACGGCCCCAAGCCCGACATCGTCCGCGACCTGGGTGCCACCTACCACAGCGAATCCCTTCCGGAGTCCGGGCTTAGGCCCAACATCCTGATCGAATGCACCGGCGTCACCCCCGTGGTCCTGGACGCGCTCAGGTGCCGGGCCCAGGACGCCATCACCTGCCTCACAGGCGTGTCCGGCACCGGGAAACAGACACCGGTGGACGTCGGCGCGCTCAACCGCGAGGAGGTGCTGATGAACGGCGTCGTCTTCGGCAGCGTCAACGCAAACCGCCGCCACTACGACGCCGGCGCCCAAGCACTGGCCAAGGCAGACCGGGACTGGCTCCGCCGGCTCATCAGCCGCAGAGTCCCCCTCGCAGACTTCGCAGAGGCCTTCAAACGCCAGCCTGAGGACGTCAAAGTCGTCCTCGACCTCACCCGGAACACCCAGGAAGACCCCGGCCATGACTGA
- a CDS encoding low affinity iron permease family protein, whose translation MINTGTTIVTFLMVSIIQNTQNRDSATLHLKLDA comes from the coding sequence GTGATCAACACGGGCACGACGATTGTGACGTTCCTGATGGTGTCCATCATCCAGAACACCCAGAACCGGGACTCGGCAACGTTGCACCTCAAACTCGACGCGTGA